One window from the genome of bacterium encodes:
- a CDS encoding HEAT repeat domain-containing protein: MRRTWMAVSLLSLVVSASAPAADDAPQITPGALLAGGDQTRFTLRARAVPAERLELNVRAQTGLTIVAPPTALVTVEFADLPAREGAARIGAALGGLVPLRASWAETAPDARHPRAETYFLVRPGTRRQQLLDAYALQQQGVAHQRLFELLTGDGAAVLADAVTQARDATRGQPERLVTIKLIGSLGVPEAVPALLAILREGPGTRERQSAAFALGWTGRAETAPALRATLADPDVGVALAAAWSLVRLGDTTGVPLALAHLRDAHTISALFVVAATGDPAHLPALEAALAGAKGFARLRLRTTIADLAMARLDEGGRIEACGRLLADADAEVRLHGATTLAKIGSAAAERALQRVATDRSHDGAEAAVMGLASLRRSRLPQPDVVFE; encoded by the coding sequence TTGCGGCGGACCTGGATGGCCGTGTCGCTGCTTTCGCTTGTCGTTTCCGCGTCCGCGCCGGCCGCGGACGACGCTCCCCAGATCACGCCCGGAGCGCTGCTCGCCGGCGGCGATCAGACGCGCTTCACGCTGCGGGCCCGCGCCGTGCCCGCCGAAAGGCTGGAGTTGAACGTCCGCGCCCAGACAGGCCTGACGATCGTTGCGCCGCCCACTGCCCTCGTCACGGTCGAGTTCGCGGACCTGCCCGCCCGCGAAGGCGCGGCGCGCATCGGCGCCGCCCTCGGCGGCCTGGTGCCGCTGCGGGCGAGCTGGGCGGAGACGGCACCCGACGCCCGGCACCCCCGGGCCGAGACGTACTTCCTCGTGCGGCCCGGCACCAGGCGGCAGCAGCTGCTCGACGCGTACGCCCTCCAGCAGCAGGGCGTCGCGCACCAGCGGCTGTTCGAGCTGCTCACCGGCGACGGCGCGGCGGTGCTCGCGGACGCGGTGACGCAGGCGCGGGACGCGACGCGCGGCCAGCCCGAGCGTCTCGTGACCATCAAGCTGATCGGCTCTCTCGGCGTCCCGGAGGCGGTGCCCGCGCTGCTCGCGATCCTGCGCGAGGGCCCCGGCACGCGCGAGCGCCAGTCGGCGGCGTTCGCCCTGGGGTGGACCGGCCGCGCCGAGACGGCCCCCGCCCTGCGCGCGACCCTCGCCGACCCGGACGTCGGCGTCGCGCTGGCGGCCGCGTGGTCCCTCGTGCGGCTCGGCGACACCACGGGCGTGCCCCTGGCCCTGGCGCACTTGCGCGACGCGCACACGATCTCCGCCCTCTTCGTCGTGGCGGCCACCGGCGACCCGGCCCACCTCCCGGCCCTCGAGGCGGCGCTCGCCGGCGCGAAGGGCTTTGCGCGGCTACGCTTGCGGACGACGATCGCCGACCTCGCCATGGCCCGCCTGGATGAGGGCGGCAGGATCGAAGCGTGCGGGCGGCTCCTCGCGGACGCCGACGCCGAGGTCCGGCTGCACGGCGCCACGACACTGGCGAAGATCGGCAGCGCGGCGGCGGAGCGCGCGCTGCAGCGCGTTGCGACGGACCGCTCCCACGACGGCGCCGAGGCGGCGGTCATGGGACTGGCATCGCTGCGGCGCTCGCGCCTGCCGCAGCCGGACGTCGTCTTCGAGTAG
- a CDS encoding GntR family transcriptional regulator, which yields MNVTNAGSTGSIDRKNLEKLYIQVMRSLVDEIAKGTWAIGDRIPSEAELSARYAVSKITVRQALTNLTADGYLIRVQGKGTFVAGNRPVVGLTMKTRFTDGLFGGGVTETREVVQRGFAEPPAEVSRLLGIEGPLYRIATRRLAEGVPVSADESFLAPGLLPGVEEQNLEGFRLFGAIQERGTRKVFRMRQTVEITTLSDAEARIIGAAAGQPALALHRLLIGPEDQPLAYSRLVEIGERFKLETEFERIR from the coding sequence ATGAATGTGACAAACGCCGGCAGCACCGGGAGCATCGACAGGAAGAACCTGGAAAAGCTCTACATCCAGGTGATGCGGAGCCTCGTGGACGAAATCGCGAAGGGCACCTGGGCGATCGGGGACCGGATCCCGAGCGAAGCGGAACTCAGCGCCCGCTACGCCGTCAGCAAGATCACCGTCCGGCAGGCGCTGACCAACCTCACGGCGGACGGCTACCTCATCCGCGTCCAGGGCAAGGGGACATTCGTCGCCGGCAACCGACCGGTCGTCGGGCTGACGATGAAGACGAGATTCACTGATGGCTTGTTCGGAGGGGGGGTGACGGAGACACGGGAGGTCGTGCAGAGAGGATTCGCGGAGCCGCCGGCTGAAGTGAGCCGGCTGCTGGGGATCGAAGGGCCGCTCTACCGGATCGCGACGCGCCGTCTTGCCGAGGGCGTGCCCGTCTCGGCGGACGAGTCCTTCCTCGCGCCGGGGCTGCTCCCGGGCGTGGAGGAGCAGAACCTCGAAGGCTTCCGGCTCTTCGGGGCGATCCAGGAGCGGGGGACCCGCAAGGTCTTCCGGATGCGCCAGACGGTCGAGATCACCACCCTCTCGGACGCAGAGGCGCGGATCATCGGGGCGGCGGCGGGCCAGCCGGCGCTGGCGCTGCACCGGCTGCTGATCGGCCCCGAGGACCAGCCCCTGGCCTACAGCCGGCTGGTGGAGATCGGGGAACGGTTCAAGCTCGAGACGGAATTCGAGCGCATCAGGTGA
- a CDS encoding cytochrome c3 family protein: protein MSPRPRTVLLAAALAALAASPCRAQGDAPPAAPATVEFLMPAAGAFIPSGMVVVAGRLPPGAGFVNLLLDGSPVAEVTREGTTFSATLTPSAGAHTLEARARDLSGTITFAAGTGGQGIAPYRYHRPVLEGRCAECHTGLRRTSERAEAETCTACHRKLAVVFPYVHGPVAAGKCLVCHDPHGSTRQALITAEPKELCVRCHDQPSSLEHIDTARSRICYLCHNPHASMNRRFVYDIVKGTSVGPARRPGSTEEDQP from the coding sequence ATGAGCCCGCGCCCGAGGACCGTCCTGCTCGCCGCGGCCCTCGCCGCGCTCGCCGCGTCGCCGTGCCGGGCCCAAGGCGACGCGCCGCCGGCCGCCCCCGCCACGGTCGAGTTCCTGATGCCCGCGGCCGGGGCGTTCATCCCCTCGGGGATGGTGGTCGTCGCCGGACGGCTCCCCCCCGGGGCCGGCTTCGTGAACCTGCTCCTCGACGGCTCACCGGTGGCCGAGGTCACGCGTGAGGGCACCACGTTCTCCGCGACGTTGACGCCGTCGGCCGGCGCGCACACGCTGGAAGCGCGCGCGCGGGATCTCTCCGGGACCATCACGTTCGCGGCCGGCACCGGCGGCCAGGGGATCGCGCCCTACCGCTACCACCGTCCGGTGCTCGAGGGGCGCTGCGCCGAGTGCCACACGGGCCTGCGGCGCACGTCCGAGCGCGCCGAGGCCGAGACGTGCACCGCGTGCCACCGCAAGCTGGCCGTGGTCTTTCCCTACGTCCACGGCCCGGTCGCGGCGGGCAAGTGCCTCGTCTGCCACGACCCCCACGGCTCGACGCGGCAGGCGCTGATCACGGCGGAGCCGAAGGAGCTGTGCGTGCGCTGCCACGACCAGCCGTCCAGCCTCGAGCACATCGACACGGCGCGCAGCCGCATCTGCTACCTCTGCCACAACCCCCACGCGAGCATGAACCGCAGGTTCGTCTACGACATCGTCAAGGGAACGAGCGTCGGGCCCGCGCGGCGCCCGGGCTCGACCGAGGAGGACCAACCGTGA
- a CDS encoding cytochrome C: MTIRSLTSAAAVLLLAAAAIAACAGPQSTSRVHPEEVKGAPICSSCHDTGGQANDHDAAWMTSHGRAAVNDRRVCDLCHRASTCADCHGDKEEIKPSDKRGSRFDPAMPHRGDYLSQHRVDGRLDPASCFPCHGRKNDRRCTTCHK, from the coding sequence GTGACGATTCGATCCCTCACGAGCGCCGCGGCCGTGCTCCTCCTGGCGGCCGCGGCCATCGCAGCCTGCGCCGGCCCCCAGAGCACCTCGCGCGTCCACCCCGAGGAGGTCAAGGGCGCGCCGATCTGCAGCAGCTGCCATGACACCGGAGGCCAGGCGAACGACCACGACGCGGCCTGGATGACCTCGCACGGCAGGGCTGCCGTCAACGACCGCAGGGTCTGCGACCTCTGCCACCGTGCATCCACCTGCGCGGACTGCCACGGCGACAAGGAGGAGATCAAGCCGTCCGACAAGCGCGGCAGCCGCTTCGATCCGGCCATGCCCCACCGCGGGGACTACCTCAGCCAGCACCGCGTGGACGGGCGTCTCGATCCGGCCTCGTGCTTCCCCTGCCACGGGCGCAAGAACGACAGGAGGTGCACGACATGTCACAAGTAA
- a CDS encoding NAD(P)-dependent oxidoreductase, which yields MNDTVGFIGFGALGRAVAGRLAGAGHRLLVWNRTPEKAAGLGEAASCPAEVVTRARTVILCLRDSEAVWAVTSGSSGIFSGDTQGRTIIDLSTNHVELATVLHGLATKGRGAYLEAPVLGSVGPASRGELTVLVSGEEAPFAAARPLLEAIGSRIFYLGAPGMATKMKLASNLVLATFLAGLADAAGIAEAVGIPREQALEILAAGPGAGTVLAAKREKVLRDDFTPHFTAALLYKDLHYLQDLARTLRRPLFTAATVKELFALAFPRGLEDQDISVIFPILREGVRPPGP from the coding sequence GTGAACGACACCGTCGGCTTCATCGGCTTCGGCGCGCTCGGGCGCGCGGTCGCGGGGCGCCTCGCCGGCGCGGGACACCGCCTGCTCGTCTGGAACCGCACGCCGGAGAAGGCCGCCGGCCTCGGCGAGGCCGCCTCCTGCCCGGCGGAGGTGGTGACCCGTGCGCGCACCGTCATCCTCTGCCTGCGCGACAGCGAGGCGGTCTGGGCGGTCACCAGCGGCTCGTCCGGGATCTTCTCGGGCGACACCCAGGGACGCACCATCATCGACCTCTCGACCAACCACGTGGAGCTGGCCACCGTCCTGCACGGCCTGGCGACCAAGGGGCGCGGCGCGTACCTGGAGGCCCCGGTGCTCGGCAGCGTCGGGCCGGCCTCGCGCGGCGAGCTGACCGTGCTCGTCAGCGGCGAGGAGGCGCCGTTCGCGGCCGCGCGGCCGCTGCTCGAGGCGATCGGCAGCCGGATCTTCTACCTCGGCGCCCCCGGCATGGCGACCAAGATGAAGCTGGCGAGCAACCTCGTCCTCGCGACGTTCCTCGCGGGCCTCGCCGACGCGGCCGGGATCGCGGAGGCCGTCGGGATCCCGCGCGAGCAGGCGCTGGAGATCCTCGCCGCGGGCCCCGGCGCCGGCACCGTGCTCGCGGCCAAGCGCGAGAAGGTCCTGCGCGACGATTTCACGCCGCACTTCACGGCGGCGCTGCTCTACAAGGACCTGCACTACCTCCAGGACCTGGCGCGCACGCTGCGCCGCCCGCTCTTCACCGCCGCGACGGTCAAGGAGCTGTTCGCGCTGGCGTTCCCGCGCGGCCTCGAGGACCAGGACATCTCGGTGATCTTCCCGATCCTGCGCGAGGGGGTGCGGCCGCCCGGCCCATGA